A window of Mycolicibacterium madagascariense genomic DNA:
ACGCCCAAGCAGAAGCGTGACCGGATTCGCTACCACGGCGGCGAGTTCATCGAGCTGATCGTCGGCGGCGCGACCTATGACCTGGCGGCCGCGGCCGCCGCCGAGGACGTCGCGCAAACGGGCGCCACCCTCGTCCCGCCCTACGACGACCTGCGCACCATGGCCGGCCAGGGCACGATCGCCGTCGAGATCCTCGAACAGCTCGAGGCAGAGCCCGACCTCGTCATCGTCCCGGTCGGGGGCGGCGGCTGCATCAGCGGCATCACCACCTACCTGGCCGAGCGCACCACCACGACGTCGGTGCTCGGCGTCGAACCGGCGGGCGCCGCGGCGATGGTCGCGGCCCTGGCCACCGGTGAGCCGGTCACCCTGGAGCACGTGGACCAATTCGTCGACGGCGCGGCGGTCGCCCGCGCGGGTGCGCTGCCCTACGCCGTGCTGTCCGCGGCGGGGGACATGGTCTCCCTCACCGCCGTCGACGAGGGTGCGGTCTGCACCGCGATGCTCGACCTCTATCAGAACGAGGGGATCATCGCCGAGCCCGCGGGTGCGCTCTCGGTCGCCGGGCTGATGGAGGCGGTGTCGGACGGTTCGGTCGAACCGGGGTCGACCGTGGTCTGCCTCATCTCCGGCGGCAACAACGACGTCTCCCGCTACAACGAGGTGCTGGAGCGCTCGCTGGTGCACCTCGGCCTCAAGCACTACTTCCTCGTCGACTTCCCGCAGGAGCCCGGCGCCCTGCGGCGCTTCCTCGACGAGGTGCTCGGACCGGGTGACGACGTCACGCTCTTCGAGTACGTCAAGCGCAACAACCGCGAGACGGGGGAGGCGCTCGTCGGCGTCGAACTGAGCTCGGCCAAGGACTACGACGGGCTGCTCGCGCGAATGCGGTTGTCCGACATGCACGTCGAGGCGCTCGAGCCGGGCTCACCGGCCTACCGCTACCTGACCTGAGCCCGATTCCAGGATCAGCAGCCGGTCGTCGGTCGCCAGGCACACCGGCTCGATCGGCACGCCGAACTCGGCGGCGATCTCGGTCAGCAGCTGCGCCCAGCGCCGGTCCGACGGGCAGACGGCGCCCTCGCCCGGCCGCGTCAGTAGCAGCGCGACGGTGTGTCCCTCGCGGGCGTCGAGGATCTCGCGCAGCGCCACCATCAGATTCCGCACCAGGCCCGGCTGCGGGTACCTGTCGACGGGCACGTCGCTGAGGATCTTCAGCATGCGCCGGTCCGGTCCCACGAAGACGAAGCGAAGCAACCGTTCGCCGAAGCCGCCCGGACCCATCAGCGCTCGCCACCGCTGCCGCAGATCCGCCGTGGAGCCGATGGGGTCGGTGGCCGTGTCGGCGGGCGGGATGTCTCGAGTCGTCATGGCACCGAGCATGGACGACTACGGGATTCCGCGCGGAATTCATCCACAGCCGCGCGGCCTGTGGATCAGCCGGTGCGCACGATCGCGAACGAGTGTCCCGGCAGCGTAGTGTGTTCGCCCACCGTGGGTTCGGTCGACGCCAGCACCACCTCGCCGGTGACCGGCACGGTCACCGGATCGGTGCCGAGGTTGCAGGCGACGGCGAAGGCGCCGCGGTAGAGCGTGATCCACCGCCGGTCCTCGTCGTAGTCGATCCGGAGGTGGTCGAGCCAGGGGTCGGCGAAGTCCGGCTCGTCGTGCCGCAGGGCGATGAGCTGGCGGTACAGCGCGCCGAGCCGCCCGTGCTCACCGGTGTCCACCTCGTCCCACTTCAGCTTCGAGCGGGCAAAGGTCTCGGGGTCCTGCGGGTCGGGAATGTCGTCGGCATCCCAGCCGTGCGAGGAGAACTCGGCCTTGCGCCCCTCGGCCGTGGCCTTGGCCAATTCGGGCTCCGGATGGGACGTGAAGAACTGGAACGGGCTCGAGGACCCCCACTCCTCGCCCATGAACAGCATGGCGGTGTAGGGCGAGGCGAGCACCAGGGCGGCCTTCACCGCGAGCTGACCGAAGTCGAGGTTCTGCGAGGGGCGGTCTCCGACGGCCCGGTTGCCGACCTGGTCGTGATCGGAGGTGTACGCCAGGAGTCGGGTGGCCGGGATGGTCGCCGTGTCCAGCGGCCTGCCGTGCCGCCGGTGCCGGAACGACGAATAGGTGGCGGCGTGAAAGAAGCCGTGCCGCAACGTCTTCGCGAGCGACTCCAGCGAGCCGAAGTCCGAGTAGTAACCCTGGCGTTCGCCGGACACCGCGGTGTGGATGGCGTGGTGGATGTCGTCGTCCCACTGGGCGGTCAAGCCGTACCCACCGCGATCGCGTGGCGTGATGAGCCTTGGGTCGTTGAGGTCGCTCTCGGCGATGAGCGACAGCGGACGCCCCAATTGCTCGGCGAGAGCGTCGGTTTCGGCCGACATCTCCTCGAGGATGTGGATGGCCGTGCGGTCGGCGAGCGCGTGCACGGCGTCCAGGCGCAGACCGTCGACGTGGAAGTCCCGCATCCAGCGCAGCGCGCAGTCCAGGATGTAGCGGCGCACTTCGTCGGCCCCCGCCTCGGAGACGTTGACGCCCTGCCCCCAGCCGGTGTTCGACTCGGTCAGGTAGGGCCCGTACCTCGGCAGGTAGTTGCCCGACGGCCCGAGGTGGTTGAACACCGCATCGATGAGGACGCCGAGACCGCGCTCGTGGCAGGCGGTCACGAATCGCACCAGCGCGTCGGGGCCGCCGTACGCCTCGTGGACGGCGTACCAGAGCACGCCGTCGTAACCCCAGCCGTGGGTGCCGCCAAAGGCGTTGAGCGGCATCAGTTCCACGAAGTCGACGCCGACGTCGACGAGGTAGTCGAGCTTCTCGATCGCCGAGTCCAGCGTGCCCGTCGGTGTGAACGTGCCGACGTGCAGCTCGTAGATCACGCCGCCCTCGACGGAGCGCCCCTGCCACGCCGTGTCCGACCACGCCACGGTCGACGGGTCCCACAGCTGCGAGCGCTCGTGGACGCCGTCGGGCTGCCGTGGCGAACGCGGATCCGGTAGCACGGTCGGGTCGTCGTCGAGGACGAACCCGTAGCGGCTGTCGACGTGCGCGTCCACGACGGCACGCCACCAGCCGTCGGAGTCGCGGGTCATCGGGTGCAGGGTGCCGTCGACGTCGACCTGAACCCGTTCGGGAATCGGTGCCCAGACGGCGAATTCATGATCAGGCACGGGTGCGCTCCAAGAGTGTGGCGGGCAGGTCGGTGAACAACTCGGCGGCGTCGGCGCGCCCGCTGAAGGTACGGCCGGTCACCCGGTCGACCCACTCGCCGTCGGGTAGGGGCAATGAGGTGTCGCCCCAACCGGTTTCGCTCAGAGTGACGGTCCAGCGCCGCACGGCGACCAGCACGTCGTCCCCGCGCAGGAAGGCGACGAGGTGCGCGGCGGCGGCGCCGTCGGCCAGGACGGGTGCGTACCCGCCGTGCAGGTAGGTCTGCGGCCGGTCGGACCGCGAGTGCAGGGCGGCCGTGACGAGCCGGATCTTCGCGTCGTCGGCGTCGGACAGCGCCCGACGTCGCAGACCGTAGTCGACGGGACGGCGGTTGTCCGGGTCGACGAGGCTGTCGTCCCACAGTTCGGTGCCCTGGTAGACGTCGGGGACGCCGGGCACGGTGAGCGACAGCAGCTTCTGCACCTGCGAGTCGTTGCGCGCGTGCTCGTCCAATTGCGCGACGAGACTGGACATCTCGACACCGACGGGTCCGTCGATCACGTCGTCGAGCCAGGCATGGACCGCGCTCTCGAACGCCTCGTCCGGATCGTTCCACGTGGTGTGCAGACCCGACTCCCTGATGGCCTTCTCGGTGTAGTCGTGCAGCCGGGACCGCAGCTCGTCACCGACCCCACCGTGGGCGGGCCATACGCCGAAGACGTTCTGCAGCAGGAAGAGTGCGGTCGGCCCGTCCGGCGGCGCCGCGGCGTCCAACCACTTCCCGATGAGCTCCTGCCACAGCGAATGCACCTGGGACAGCACGCCGATGCGCGCCCGGACGTCCTCGCTGCGCTTGGTGTCATGGGTCGAGAGCGTGACCATGGCCGACGGCCAGTACCGGGCGCGCTGGGCGGAGTCGTAGTGGAACTCGGCGGCCGACACCCCGAAGCGGTCCGGCTCGCCGCCCACCTCGTTGAGCGACACCAGCCGGGCGTCGCGGTAGAACAGGCAGTCCTCGACGGACTTCGCGGTGACCGCGCCGCACAGCTGTTGGATGCGGGTGGCCGGCTCGAGGTGGTCGAGCGCGGCGGCGACGAGCAGCAGCGGCTCGTTCAAGTCCGGTCGGGCGGAGGCGGTTTCGGCCAGCGCCGCGGGCATGATCGCCGCGAGCCCGCGGTAGTCGGAGCGGTAGACGCCGATGTGCGAGAGTAGAGCGGCGACCGCGTCGGGCACCTGCGGATGGTCGGCGCCGACGGCGGCCACGATCGCGCGGTGCACCCGGGCCAACTCGCTGGACAGCGTGGTGGTGGCCGTGACGATCTTCAGCTGAGCCGTCACCTCGTCCAGCGGTTCTCCCTCACCGGCCGCGGCCGGATCGACGAGCAGGCCGCCGATCTCGCGCAGGGCGTCGTACCCGGTGGTGCCCGCGACCGGCAGAGTCGGCTCCAGCGCCTCGTCGGGGGCGAGGATCTTCTCGATCACGATCCAGGCGTCGGGTCCGGTGAGCTCGCGCAGCCACTCGAGATAGCCTGCGGGATCGGACAATCCGTCCGGATGGTCGATGCGCAGACCGTCGACGAGACCCTCGGTGAACCACCGCTTGACCTCCACGTGGGTGGCGTCGAAGACGGCGCGATCCTCCTGGCGGAGACCGGCCAGCGACGTGATGGAGAAGAAGCGACGGTAGCCGCACACGTTGTGCTTCCAGCCGATCAGTGCGTAGTTCTGCCGCTGGTACACCTCGGCGGCGGTGCCGCTGCCCGTGCCCGGCGCGATCGGCCAGGTGCGGTCCCCGAGCCGCAGGACGTCACCGTCGACGTCGAGATCGTCGAGGTCGCCGTCGTCGCCGAGGACGGGCAGCACGATCTTGCCCTGCGGGTCCAGCGTCCAGTCGACGTCGAAGTACGCCGCGTACTGCGAATCGCGACCGTGGGCGAGCAGATCCCACCACCACGCGTTCTGCGTCGGGTCGTCGACGCCGAGGTGATTGGGGACGATGTCGACGACGAGCCCCATGCCGCGCTCGTGGATGGCGTGCGAGAGTTCGGCGAACCCCTCGGGCCCGCCGAGCTCGGCCGAGACCGTCGTGGGGTCGGTGACGTCGTACCCGTGGGTGGAACCGCGGCTGGCGGTGAAGATCGGCGAGAGGTAGACGTGCGAAACCCCAAGTGCCTGAAGGTAATCGAGCTGCTCTGCGGCATCGGCCAAGGTGAAGGCCTGCCCGCTGGCGGCGCCGCGCATCTGCAGCCGGTAGGTCGAGAGAACGGGTGTCATGTCAGGCCGTCTTCCGAAGCACGAGGAGGGAACGACCCTGCACGGTGAAGACGTCGCCCGCCTTCACCACCAGGACGCTGGTGCCGGTCGGCACGGCCGAATCGACTTCGGCGGACCACTGAGCGGCGTAATCGCCTTCGGCGGCGGTGAATTCGACGGGTTTGGAGTGGGCGTTGAAGCACAGCAGGAAGGTGTCGTCGACGACGCGCTCGCCACGGGCGTCGGGCGCGGGAATCGCCTCGCCGTTGAGGAACACGGCCACGCACTTGAAGCCCGCGTTCCAGTCGGCGGGCGTCATCGGCTTGCCCGCCGAGGTCAGCCACGCGATGTCGCGGATCTCTTCGTCGCCGCTGCGGATGAGCTTGCCGTCGAAGAACCGCCGACGGCGAAACACCGGGTGGTTCTTGCGCAGCGTGGTCACCGTGCGCGCGAAGGTCATCAGATCGGCGTTGGTCTCGCACAGCGACCAGTCCATCCAGGCGATCTCGGAGTCCTGGCAGTACACGTTGTTGTTGCCGCCCTGCGTGCGGCCGATCTCGTCGCCATGGCTGATCATCGGCGTGCCCTGACTGACCATCATCGTGGCCAGCATGTTGCGCATCTGCCGACCGCGCAGTTCCAGGATGGCCGGGTCGTCGGTGGGTCCCTCCACCCCGCAGTTCCACGACCGGTTGTGGCTCTCGCCGTCACGGTTGTGTT
This region includes:
- the ilvA gene encoding threonine ammonia-lyase IlvA codes for the protein MSAELSQTSRRPAPLCASDIDEAAQRISGVVSVSPLQYSDRLSAITGLQVYLKREDLQAVRSYKLRGAYNLLMQLTPAEIAAGVVCSSAGNHAQGFALACRSMGIHGRVYVPAKTPKQKRDRIRYHGGEFIELIVGGATYDLAAAAAAEDVAQTGATLVPPYDDLRTMAGQGTIAVEILEQLEAEPDLVIVPVGGGGCISGITTYLAERTTTTSVLGVEPAGAAAMVAALATGEPVTLEHVDQFVDGAAVARAGALPYAVLSAAGDMVSLTAVDEGAVCTAMLDLYQNEGIIAEPAGALSVAGLMEAVSDGSVEPGSTVVCLISGGNNDVSRYNEVLERSLVHLGLKHYFLVDFPQEPGALRRFLDEVLGPGDDVTLFEYVKRNNRETGEALVGVELSSAKDYDGLLARMRLSDMHVEALEPGSPAYRYLT
- the treZ gene encoding malto-oligosyltrehalose trehalohydrolase; the encoded protein is MPDHEFAVWAPIPERVQVDVDGTLHPMTRDSDGWWRAVVDAHVDSRYGFVLDDDPTVLPDPRSPRQPDGVHERSQLWDPSTVAWSDTAWQGRSVEGGVIYELHVGTFTPTGTLDSAIEKLDYLVDVGVDFVELMPLNAFGGTHGWGYDGVLWYAVHEAYGGPDALVRFVTACHERGLGVLIDAVFNHLGPSGNYLPRYGPYLTESNTGWGQGVNVSEAGADEVRRYILDCALRWMRDFHVDGLRLDAVHALADRTAIHILEEMSAETDALAEQLGRPLSLIAESDLNDPRLITPRDRGGYGLTAQWDDDIHHAIHTAVSGERQGYYSDFGSLESLAKTLRHGFFHAATYSSFRHRRHGRPLDTATIPATRLLAYTSDHDQVGNRAVGDRPSQNLDFGQLAVKAALVLASPYTAMLFMGEEWGSSSPFQFFTSHPEPELAKATAEGRKAEFSSHGWDADDIPDPQDPETFARSKLKWDEVDTGEHGRLGALYRQLIALRHDEPDFADPWLDHLRIDYDEDRRWITLYRGAFAVACNLGTDPVTVPVTGEVVLASTEPTVGEHTTLPGHSFAIVRTG
- the treY gene encoding malto-oligosyltrehalose synthase; the protein is MTPVLSTYRLQMRGAASGQAFTLADAAEQLDYLQALGVSHVYLSPIFTASRGSTHGYDVTDPTTVSAELGGPEGFAELSHAIHERGMGLVVDIVPNHLGVDDPTQNAWWWDLLAHGRDSQYAAYFDVDWTLDPQGKIVLPVLGDDGDLDDLDVDGDVLRLGDRTWPIAPGTGSGTAAEVYQRQNYALIGWKHNVCGYRRFFSITSLAGLRQEDRAVFDATHVEVKRWFTEGLVDGLRIDHPDGLSDPAGYLEWLRELTGPDAWIVIEKILAPDEALEPTLPVAGTTGYDALREIGGLLVDPAAAGEGEPLDEVTAQLKIVTATTTLSSELARVHRAIVAAVGADHPQVPDAVAALLSHIGVYRSDYRGLAAIMPAALAETASARPDLNEPLLLVAAALDHLEPATRIQQLCGAVTAKSVEDCLFYRDARLVSLNEVGGEPDRFGVSAAEFHYDSAQRARYWPSAMVTLSTHDTKRSEDVRARIGVLSQVHSLWQELIGKWLDAAAPPDGPTALFLLQNVFGVWPAHGGVGDELRSRLHDYTEKAIRESGLHTTWNDPDEAFESAVHAWLDDVIDGPVGVEMSSLVAQLDEHARNDSQVQKLLSLTVPGVPDVYQGTELWDDSLVDPDNRRPVDYGLRRRALSDADDAKIRLVTAALHSRSDRPQTYLHGGYAPVLADGAAAAHLVAFLRGDDVLVAVRRWTVTLSETGWGDTSLPLPDGEWVDRVTGRTFSGRADAAELFTDLPATLLERTRA